CGGTGATGTACGGCATGACGCCGAGCGCGAAGATCGACAGCTGCAGCAGCGCGCCTCCGGAGAAGAGGTTGACGAGTCCGAGCAGACCCTCGGTGCCGGCGTTGGCCGCGAGACACTGCTCGACGTTCGGGAAGTTGACGAACGGCGCGGGGACGTTCGAGCCGAGGCGGTAGATCGCGATGATCGCGAGAGTGAAACCGATCTTCCGACGCAGGTCGGGCGTGCGGAAGATCCGCGCGATGGCGCTAAACAAGAACGTTCCTCCTGAAAAGGTGGCCGAACCCCGAGGGGCGGCTGAAACACCAGGGTAACCCACTCCGAGGCCGGGGGAATGCGTGCGGTCGGCTTCTCCCCCGCCGAACCAGAAGAGGGGCCGGAGAATCTCCGACCCCTCTTCCGCAGTGGTTACTTGACGGATCCGCCCGCAGCCACGATCTTCTGCTCGGCAGAACCCGAGACCTTGTCGACCGCGACGGTGAGCTTCACGGCGATGTCGCCGTTGCCGAGAACCTTGACCTTCTCGTTCTTGCGAACCGCACCCTTGGCGACCAGGTCGCTGACGGTGACGTCGCCACCCTGGGGGTAGAGCTCCGCGAGCTTCTCCAGGTTCACGACCTGGTACTCGACGCGGAACGGGTTCTTGAAGCCGCGCAGCTTCGGCGTGCGCATGTGCAGCGGCATCTGGCCACCCTCGAAGCCGACGCGCACGGTGTTGCGGGCCTTGGTGCCCTTCGTGCCGCGACCGGCCGTCTTGCCCTTCGAGCCCTCACCGCGACCGACACGGGTCTTCGCGGTGTTGGACCCGGGGACGGGACGCAGGTGGTGGACCTTCAGCACACCGGGGCGGGACGCCGCGGCGTCCTTCTTCGGCGCAGCCTTCGCGGAGCCGTCAGCCTTGGCGTCGGCGGCACTGGTCTTGGCCGGTGCCTTCTTCGCGGCGGGCTTCTTGGCAGCGTCGGCCTTGGGAGCCGCCGCCTTCTTGGTGGCCTTCTCGGCCTCGACGGCCTCGTTCTTCTCAGCCATTAGTCGATCTCCTCAACCTTGACGAGGTGGGCGACGGTCTTGACGTAGCCGCGCGTCTGCGCGTCGTCGGGGCGGACGGTGGTGTCACCGATCCGCTTGAGACCGAGGCTGCGCAGCGTGTCGCGCTGGTTCTGCTTCTCGCTCACCTTGGACTTGATCTGCGTGACCTTGAGTCGCGCGGCCATCAGGCACCTACCTTCTGTGCGGCGATGGCCTCGGCCTCGGCGCGGACGAGCCGGGCCGGGGCGACCTGGTCGAACT
This genomic stretch from Microbacterium sp. Nx66 harbors:
- the rplO gene encoding 50S ribosomal protein L15 codes for the protein MAEKNEAVEAEKATKKAAAPKADAAKKPAAKKAPAKTSAADAKADGSAKAAPKKDAAASRPGVLKVHHLRPVPGSNTAKTRVGRGEGSKGKTAGRGTKGTKARNTVRVGFEGGQMPLHMRTPKLRGFKNPFRVEYQVVNLEKLAELYPQGGDVTVSDLVAKGAVRKNEKVKVLGNGDIAVKLTVAVDKVSGSAEQKIVAAGGSVK
- the rpmD gene encoding 50S ribosomal protein L30, translating into MAARLKVTQIKSKVSEKQNQRDTLRSLGLKRIGDTTVRPDDAQTRGYVKTVAHLVKVEEID